From a single Paenibacillus antri genomic region:
- a CDS encoding zf-HC2 domain-containing protein gives MDCREALPLIHEYLDGDLERDRAEALRLHMRGCASCTTTFAEFERTEALVRALDEPATPPHLSASIMAALPPMRANRSWARWMRKHPAATAAAAFLLIMVSSFFSLWNQGSQLAVRGDDLEGIVIEDGKVIVPQGARMEGDLVVENGTVQVDGDLEGDLIVIDGNVALASTAHISGRVQEVDRALDYIWFKLGEWFGGMLPAPQP, from the coding sequence ATGGATTGTAGAGAAGCCCTCCCCTTGATTCACGAATATTTGGACGGCGACCTGGAGCGCGATCGAGCGGAGGCGCTGCGGCTCCATATGCGGGGCTGCGCGAGCTGCACGACGACGTTCGCCGAGTTCGAACGGACGGAAGCGCTCGTTCGCGCGTTGGATGAGCCCGCGACGCCGCCGCATCTCTCGGCGTCGATCATGGCGGCGCTGCCGCCGATGCGGGCGAACCGCAGCTGGGCGCGCTGGATGCGCAAGCATCCCGCAGCGACCGCCGCTGCGGCGTTCCTGCTCATCATGGTCAGCAGCTTCTTCTCGTTGTGGAACCAGGGATCGCAGCTCGCGGTACGGGGCGACGATCTCGAAGGCATCGTGATCGAGGACGGCAAGGTAATCGTGCCGCAAGGCGCGAGGATGGAAGGCGATCTGGTCGTGGAGAACGGAACGGTGCAAGTCGACGGCGATCTCGAAGGAGACTTGATCGTGATCGACGGGAACGTCGCGTTGGCGTCCACGGCGCATATCTCCGGTCGGGTGCAGGAAGTGGATCGGGCGCTCGATTACATCTGGTTCAAGCTGGGCGAATGGTTCGGCGGCATGCTGCCGGCCCCCCAGCCATAA
- the cdaA gene encoding diadenylate cyclase CdaA, translating into MFQDWTWSTTLKEIVDITIVSYIIYKLILLVRGTRAVQLLKGIVVLIAVWAISYIFELLTLQWLMNQLFTWGVVAVFVIFQPELRRALEQLGRGRILTIGTSDEDAAVNDRIGQVIAALHLLSGRRIGALLVFERETGLSEFIESGIKLESQISTELIVNIFIPNTPLHDGAVIIRGGQIMAAGCYLPLSENPFISKELGTRHRAAIGMSEASDAIVVIVSEETGQISLAIHGQMVRDVKEESLISKLHEELNPKMKRKPKRERPFFTKKKGEPPHG; encoded by the coding sequence ATGTTTCAGGACTGGACATGGTCGACTACGCTGAAGGAAATCGTAGATATTACCATCGTCAGCTATATCATATACAAGCTCATCCTGCTCGTTCGCGGCACCCGCGCGGTGCAGCTGCTGAAGGGGATCGTCGTGTTGATCGCGGTGTGGGCGATCAGTTACATTTTCGAACTATTGACATTGCAGTGGCTTATGAACCAGCTGTTCACGTGGGGCGTCGTCGCGGTGTTCGTCATCTTCCAGCCGGAGCTCCGGCGGGCGCTCGAGCAGCTCGGCCGGGGACGCATTCTGACGATCGGCACGTCGGACGAGGATGCCGCGGTCAACGACCGCATCGGGCAAGTGATCGCCGCGTTGCATCTGCTGTCGGGACGGCGCATCGGCGCGCTGCTCGTGTTCGAACGGGAGACGGGCTTGTCGGAATTCATCGAGTCGGGCATTAAGCTCGAATCGCAGATCAGTACGGAATTGATCGTTAATATTTTCATCCCGAACACGCCGCTTCACGATGGAGCGGTTATTATTCGCGGCGGCCAAATTATGGCGGCGGGCTGCTACTTGCCGCTGTCGGAAAATCCGTTCATCAGCAAGGAGCTCGGCACGCGCCATCGGGCCGCCATCGGCATGAGCGAGGCGTCGGACGCCATCGTCGTCATCGTCTCCGAGGAGACGGGTCAAATTTCGCTCGCGATTCACGGGCAGATGGTGCGCGACGTGAAGGAAGAATCGCTCATCTCGAAGCTTCATGAAGAGCTGAACCCGAAGATGAAGCGGAAGCCCAAGAGGGAGCGTCCGTTCTTCACCAAGAAGAAGGGGGAGCCGCCTCATGGATAA
- a CDS encoding CdaR family protein codes for MDNWLRNNNIIRIVAVVVGLLLWVIVRLDVQNASGPTQPTTVSQTYTSQSIKVVGLDEERYTLLSYEPTKVSLTVIGTAAALRRVEIEDYRIVLDLTDVQSGEHLVSLTHEGFPSNVQVVLDPPNVSVSLDEKERKEVPVTINMIGSPADGFTAGEPVAQPNRVNVTVSSSLADQVASVVGLIDIDGARESVRQQVKLVALDQDGAELDVAVTPNVVDVEVPITSPFKTVPLQILLEGETPPGFAVGAFEQSAGEVTVFAPQAFLNSLEFYDGLRINLAALTATRTFEFDVPLKDGVERIDPGKVTAKVTIVPAVNATLPAVPLTLNGKRAEYEYRVTAPEAGTVDVLVEAAPDIIKNLAADEVNAIVDVSNLPPGVHELPVEYTLPSFVEAADGNVGTVTVEVAAASEETSGEPAEPADDAEAPEDGSGAAGTPGGGTGSGGGTGGSGGSTGGSGTDSGGEAASDGQDDGPPA; via the coding sequence ATGGATAACTGGCTGCGCAACAACAACATTATCCGCATCGTGGCCGTGGTCGTGGGCCTGTTGCTCTGGGTGATCGTGCGGCTCGACGTGCAGAACGCGTCCGGGCCGACGCAGCCGACCACGGTATCGCAAACCTATACGAGTCAATCGATTAAGGTCGTCGGGCTCGATGAAGAGCGCTATACGCTGCTGTCGTACGAGCCGACGAAGGTGTCGCTGACGGTCATCGGCACGGCGGCGGCGTTGCGGCGAGTGGAGATCGAGGATTACCGAATCGTGCTGGATTTGACGGACGTGCAATCGGGCGAGCATCTCGTGTCGTTAACGCACGAGGGGTTCCCGAGCAACGTGCAGGTCGTACTCGATCCGCCGAACGTATCGGTGTCGCTGGATGAGAAGGAACGCAAGGAAGTGCCGGTCACGATCAATATGATCGGTTCGCCGGCCGACGGCTTCACCGCGGGCGAACCGGTGGCGCAGCCGAACCGCGTGAACGTGACCGTGTCGAGCAGCCTCGCGGATCAGGTGGCGAGCGTCGTCGGCTTAATCGACATCGACGGAGCGAGGGAATCGGTGCGGCAGCAGGTGAAGCTCGTCGCGCTCGATCAAGACGGCGCGGAGCTGGACGTGGCGGTCACGCCGAACGTCGTCGACGTCGAGGTGCCGATCACGAGCCCGTTCAAGACGGTGCCGCTGCAGATCTTGTTGGAAGGCGAGACGCCGCCGGGCTTCGCGGTGGGCGCCTTCGAGCAGAGCGCCGGGGAAGTGACGGTGTTCGCGCCGCAGGCGTTCTTGAACTCGCTGGAGTTCTACGACGGCTTGCGGATCAATCTGGCGGCGCTGACGGCGACGCGTACGTTCGAATTCGACGTGCCGCTGAAGGACGGCGTCGAGCGAATCGATCCGGGCAAGGTGACCGCCAAGGTGACCATCGTGCCGGCGGTGAACGCGACGCTGCCGGCGGTGCCGCTGACGCTGAACGGCAAGCGGGCGGAATACGAATACCGCGTGACCGCGCCGGAAGCGGGAACGGTCGATGTGCTTGTCGAGGCGGCGCCCGACATCATTAAGAATTTGGCCGCGGACGAAGTGAACGCGATCGTGGACGTCAGCAATCTGCCGCCGGGCGTTCATGAGCTTCCGGTGGAATATACGCTGCCGTCGTTCGTGGAAGCGGCAGACGGCAACGTCGGCACGGTGACGGTAGAGGTGGCGGCCGCCAGCGAGGAGACGTCCGGCGAGCCGGCCGAGCCTGCGGACGACGCGGAAGCGCCGGAGGACGGCTCCGGAGCCGCCGGCACTCCCGGCGGCGGAACCGGGAGCGGCGGCGGTACGGGCGGCTCCGGCGGCTCGACCGGCGGTTCGGGGACCGATAGCGGAGGAGAGGCCGCGTCGGACGGGCAGGACGACGGACCGCCCGCGTAG
- the glmM gene encoding phosphoglucosamine mutase has product MGKYFGTDGVRGVANKELTPELAFRIGRCGGYELTREATDGKRPTVVIGRDTRVSGPMLEAALVAGLLSIGADVVRIGVVSTPAVAYLTRKLGADAGVMISASHNPVQDNGIKFFGGDGFKLSDETELEIERLMDAEIDELPRPVGGEMGTVRDDAEAKWLYADYLRSITPVRFDGKKIVLDCAHGSAFELAPRIFAELGAEVIAIGAEPNGLNINAGVGSTHTETIRAETLKHGAFLGLSFDGDADRLIAVDENGEEVDGDYILCICGDAMRKAGRLANDTIVTTVMANLGFFKAARELALNTAQTAVGDRYVMEEMRRGGFNLGGEQSGHVIFLDYNTTGDGILTALQLAATVVASGQPLSSLKTMMQKFPQVLVNVRVADKSGLKDNARIAASIREAEAALGENGRVLVRPSGTESLVRVMAEGPEAAVIEAHVARIADVVREELGAAQ; this is encoded by the coding sequence ATGGGGAAATATTTCGGGACGGACGGCGTTCGCGGCGTTGCGAACAAGGAATTGACGCCGGAGCTGGCGTTCCGCATCGGACGATGCGGCGGGTATGAATTGACGAGAGAAGCGACGGACGGCAAGCGGCCGACGGTCGTCATCGGCCGCGACACGCGGGTGTCGGGACCGATGCTGGAGGCGGCGCTCGTCGCGGGCTTGTTATCGATCGGCGCGGACGTCGTTCGGATCGGCGTCGTGTCGACGCCGGCGGTCGCGTATTTGACGCGGAAGCTCGGCGCGGACGCGGGGGTCATGATTTCGGCGTCGCATAATCCGGTGCAAGATAACGGGATCAAGTTTTTCGGCGGAGACGGCTTCAAGCTGAGCGATGAGACGGAGCTCGAAATCGAGCGCTTGATGGACGCGGAGATCGACGAGCTGCCGCGTCCGGTCGGCGGCGAGATGGGCACCGTGCGCGACGATGCCGAAGCGAAGTGGCTGTACGCGGATTACTTGCGTTCGATCACCCCGGTGCGATTCGACGGCAAGAAGATCGTGCTCGACTGCGCGCACGGGTCGGCGTTCGAGCTCGCGCCGCGCATCTTCGCGGAGCTGGGCGCGGAAGTGATCGCGATCGGCGCGGAGCCGAACGGCTTGAACATTAACGCCGGCGTCGGCTCGACGCATACGGAGACGATTCGCGCGGAGACGCTGAAGCACGGCGCGTTCCTCGGGCTGTCGTTCGACGGCGACGCGGATCGCTTGATCGCCGTCGACGAGAACGGCGAGGAGGTCGACGGCGACTACATCCTGTGCATCTGCGGCGATGCGATGCGCAAGGCGGGGCGCCTCGCGAACGACACGATCGTCACGACGGTCATGGCGAACTTAGGCTTCTTCAAGGCGGCGCGGGAGCTTGCGCTGAACACGGCGCAGACGGCGGTCGGCGACCGGTACGTGATGGAAGAGATGCGCCGCGGCGGCTTCAACCTCGGCGGCGAGCAGTCGGGACACGTGATCTTCCTCGACTACAATACGACGGGCGACGGGATCCTGACGGCGTTGCAGCTGGCGGCTACGGTCGTCGCGTCGGGGCAGCCGCTCAGTAGCTTGAAGACGATGATGCAGAAGTTTCCGCAGGTGCTGGTGAACGTGCGCGTCGCCGACAAGAGCGGCCTGAAGGACAATGCGCGCATCGCGGCGTCGATTCGCGAGGCGGAGGCGGCGCTCGGCGAGAACGGGCGCGTGCTCGTGCGCCCGTCCGGCACGGAATCGCTCGTGCGCGTCATGGCGGAGGGGCCGGAGGCGGCCGTCATCGAAGCGCATGTCGCGCGGATCGCGGACGTCGTTCGCGAGGAGCTCGGGGCGGCGCAGTAA
- a CDS encoding AraC family transcriptional regulator, which produces MMDIASVSPHIRVAHHYRFRWERNADESARIGYCYAFHLISGGRGTVTYRDRTHPVRKGDLLYIPPREKHAISTDADHLLSAYNIYFELWAHAPLSTDQHLVWKASDFNEALATPVHSCRELERLPVIIPLQRYAELSQLFSAAVTHFRKDGTYAKPVANSLLKAFLLDLLQSAPSRFRTDSRIQAMLERIHKETYAYSDYEIWAGESGLRKTRFHELFKQSTGLSPKAYWTKTMMAQAEAALCESHRSISDIAEDLGYSSIHHFTRLFTATHGMSPTAYHHRRS; this is translated from the coding sequence ATGATGGACATCGCCTCCGTCTCCCCCCACATCCGCGTCGCGCATCATTATCGGTTCCGTTGGGAACGGAACGCCGACGAATCCGCGCGCATCGGGTATTGCTACGCGTTCCATCTCATTTCCGGAGGGAGAGGGACCGTTACGTATCGGGACCGAACGCATCCCGTTCGGAAGGGAGATCTCCTGTATATCCCTCCGCGGGAGAAGCATGCGATTTCGACCGACGCGGATCACCTGCTCTCCGCGTACAACATCTATTTCGAGCTTTGGGCGCACGCCCCGCTCTCCACCGATCAGCATCTGGTTTGGAAAGCTTCGGATTTCAACGAGGCGTTGGCGACGCCCGTACATTCCTGCCGGGAACTGGAGCGCCTTCCCGTCATCATACCGCTGCAACGGTATGCGGAACTGTCGCAGTTATTTTCCGCGGCCGTGACGCATTTCCGCAAAGACGGGACGTACGCGAAGCCGGTCGCGAACAGTTTGTTGAAGGCTTTCCTCTTGGACTTGCTGCAGTCGGCTCCGTCTCGATTCCGAACGGACTCCCGGATTCAAGCGATGCTGGAGCGCATTCATAAGGAGACGTACGCGTATTCCGATTACGAGATATGGGCCGGCGAATCCGGCCTGCGGAAAACTCGGTTTCACGAGCTATTTAAACAATCTACCGGCCTGTCGCCCAAGGCGTATTGGACGAAGACGATGATGGCGCAGGCGGAAGCCGCTCTATGCGAAAGCCACCGTTCGATTTCGGACATCGCCGAGGATTTGGGGTATTCCTCCATCCATCACTTCACGAGGCTGTTTACGGCAACCCACGGGATGTCCCCTACGGCGTACCACCACCGTCGATCGTAG
- a CDS encoding phytanoyl-CoA dioxygenase family protein codes for MQNIGGSLSKEQVEFYNTEGYLVIEQLLTEEEMGPVREAMTRKVSMIADELLRDGLIEDALEHRPFRYRLAELFRGLSAEQFLKYGRSWRDRLPGYYDLMSNPKILDAVESLIGGEIFANPVYNVRPKIPRVAAGAVPWHQDKSYWPDANANPVITVWIPLVDANETNGCLHIKPRTHRKRLLKWHRESLTGTGYTALKETQLGNRQTVALPVSAGSAILFNDRCLHMSTANHSNEVRWSVDLRYQPTDQDPMPQHGAGFLARSRKHPERVATLEDWLAERTERLENR; via the coding sequence ATGCAAAATATCGGCGGAAGCTTATCGAAGGAACAAGTAGAATTCTACAACACCGAGGGCTACCTCGTCATCGAACAGCTGTTGACCGAGGAGGAGATGGGACCGGTACGGGAGGCGATGACGCGGAAGGTATCCATGATCGCCGACGAACTGCTGCGGGACGGCTTGATCGAGGACGCGCTGGAGCATCGTCCGTTCCGGTATCGATTGGCGGAGCTGTTCCGGGGGTTGAGCGCCGAACAGTTTTTGAAATACGGAAGGAGTTGGCGGGACCGGCTGCCGGGCTATTATGATTTGATGAGCAACCCGAAAATCTTGGATGCGGTGGAGTCGCTGATCGGGGGAGAAATTTTCGCGAATCCGGTGTACAACGTCAGGCCGAAAATTCCGAGAGTCGCGGCCGGCGCCGTTCCATGGCATCAAGATAAATCGTATTGGCCGGATGCGAACGCGAACCCGGTCATCACCGTGTGGATCCCGCTGGTGGACGCCAACGAAACGAACGGTTGTCTCCATATCAAGCCTAGGACGCACCGGAAGAGACTGCTGAAGTGGCATCGCGAAAGCTTGACGGGTACGGGATACACGGCTCTGAAGGAAACCCAGTTGGGGAATCGTCAGACGGTAGCCTTGCCCGTATCCGCCGGGAGCGCGATTTTGTTCAACGATCGCTGCCTGCATATGTCGACGGCCAACCATTCGAACGAGGTGCGATGGAGCGTCGATCTTCGGTACCAGCCCACGGATCAGGATCCAATGCCGCAGCACGGCGCAGGATTTCTAGCGAGAAGCCGGAAGCATCCCGAGCGAGTCGCGACCTTGGAGGATTGGCTTGCCGAACGAACGGAGCGGCTCGAGAACCGCTGA